From a single Hymenobacter sp. YIM 151500-1 genomic region:
- a CDS encoding PA14 domain-containing protein translates to MKANLLPAVAGRGPLLAALLALPLASAVRAQTPISFTLDKAYTTSAGVYRPDGTLVRTLWRKVPYTAGAHQASWDGRDDTGTAVAAGTYQVKVLTHNLRYVPEGHIGTTSDQQNKAAMHNAWFPPFSLALDGNTAYYVNGYTEGGNNLHRFDVRSPHTQTDVGRVDQFTAFGAVATDGTWLYLADYDGGYGDGANHTFVMALKASDYTEATFANGQELRLNGNQPSQHYRSVIDLDQTTGATTHPTGLAVQRTGNVLAVARGALNVVRLFDKRGGNLLGTITVPNPRGLATAPNGDLWVATGTSVVRYTNLAGGSPTVAATIGGLTNPLAVAVHPTNNDVVLVADGGSSQQVKAFTSTGTPLWTYGQAGGYQTNGPEVRTDKFWFDVSWGAKPGAALAVQADGSFWVGDGGNRRTLHFSANRTYLDQIAYGGVDYRATVVDLNNPTRVFLRLLEYQVDYSKPIGQSWTLVRNWGAGNLAAEYFGDLFGPELRAVRTLRNGRTYGFLRNKVVEFTGSQLRFTGLTVDGNNDWFSPEGNLHTASADRARWTTRRLTGFGNNNNPQWEAATALASASEGSRDPYPRCCSLVGIQSPVTSSGVLVSFDNSLNNGWHLGGVKTGGTDWLWKASPTVTSSVPLDGLGSYNIGDGVETGGNKVVASGRNIVFGYHGEFYNGGMANQFMHFYDDGLFVGQFGGADGVGGLLPELVQVNGETYLWVNDQTGRGPFRWHLQGANDIRELTGSGPLGSPITVGAPTALRTPENPTGTAAGLGYQYYQGQWTGLPDFSTLTPLATGTTSTPGLSVRQQDTNYALRFTGYVTVPQDGTYTFYTDSDDGSKLYIGSQLVVSNDGAHGPQELSGSIGLQAGTHALTVTYFQAGGGQTLSVSYQGPGVSKQTIPASALSWGPGSGGSTTGTGLQATYYNSPDLSGSAVLSRVDAQVNTDWGSGSPGTGVTADRFSVRWTGQVLAPVSGTYTFSTVSDDGVRLWVNGQQVINNWTTHPPTTDNAPGISLTAGQKADIKLEYFENTEGAVCRLQWAYPGQGTQAIPQSQLFPAAAGTPSSRLASRDAGAAPASLTAYPNPSPEGDATLVLTAARAQTATVQVRNAHGRLVRVFTVPVQAGPTEFRLPGALPRGTYFVQTRLDGQTRRLVLRVE, encoded by the coding sequence ATGAAAGCCAACTTGCTCCCGGCAGTAGCGGGGCGCGGGCCGCTGCTGGCGGCCTTGCTGGCCCTGCCGCTGGCCTCCGCCGTCCGGGCCCAAACGCCCATCTCGTTTACCCTCGATAAGGCTTACACCACCAGCGCGGGCGTGTACCGGCCCGATGGCACGCTGGTGCGCACGCTCTGGCGCAAGGTGCCCTACACGGCCGGCGCCCACCAGGCCAGCTGGGACGGCCGCGACGACACCGGCACCGCCGTGGCCGCGGGCACTTACCAGGTAAAGGTGCTCACCCACAACCTGCGCTATGTGCCGGAGGGCCACATCGGCACCACGTCTGACCAGCAGAACAAGGCGGCCATGCACAACGCCTGGTTTCCGCCCTTCAGCCTGGCCCTCGACGGCAACACCGCCTATTATGTAAACGGCTACACCGAGGGCGGCAACAACCTGCACCGCTTTGACGTGCGCAGCCCCCACACCCAAACCGACGTGGGGCGCGTAGACCAGTTTACGGCCTTCGGGGCGGTGGCTACCGACGGCACCTGGCTGTACCTGGCCGACTACGACGGCGGCTACGGCGACGGCGCCAACCACACCTTCGTTATGGCGCTGAAAGCCAGCGACTATACCGAAGCCACCTTCGCCAACGGCCAGGAGCTGCGCCTGAACGGCAACCAGCCCAGCCAGCACTACCGCAGCGTCATCGACCTGGACCAGACCACAGGTGCCACCACGCACCCTACCGGCCTGGCCGTGCAGCGCACCGGCAACGTGCTGGCCGTGGCTCGCGGCGCCCTCAACGTGGTGCGCCTGTTCGATAAGCGGGGCGGCAACCTGCTCGGCACGATTACGGTGCCCAACCCCCGCGGCCTGGCCACGGCGCCCAACGGCGACTTGTGGGTGGCCACGGGTACCTCGGTGGTGCGCTACACCAACCTGGCGGGCGGCTCGCCCACGGTGGCCGCCACCATCGGCGGGCTTACCAACCCGCTGGCCGTAGCCGTGCACCCCACCAACAACGACGTGGTGCTGGTGGCCGACGGCGGCAGCAGCCAGCAGGTAAAGGCCTTTACCAGCACGGGCACCCCGCTCTGGACCTACGGCCAGGCCGGCGGCTACCAGACCAACGGCCCCGAGGTGCGCACCGACAAGTTCTGGTTTGACGTGAGCTGGGGTGCCAAGCCGGGCGCGGCGCTGGCCGTGCAGGCCGATGGCTCGTTTTGGGTGGGCGACGGCGGCAACCGGCGCACCCTGCACTTTTCGGCCAACCGTACCTACCTCGACCAGATTGCCTACGGCGGCGTAGACTACCGCGCCACGGTGGTGGACCTGAACAACCCCACGCGGGTGTTTCTGCGCCTGCTGGAGTACCAGGTCGATTACAGCAAGCCCATCGGGCAGTCGTGGACGCTGGTTAGGAACTGGGGCGCGGGCAACCTGGCGGCCGAGTACTTCGGCGACTTGTTCGGGCCTGAGCTGCGGGCGGTGCGCACCCTGCGCAACGGCCGCACCTACGGCTTTCTGCGCAACAAGGTGGTGGAGTTTACCGGCAGCCAGCTCCGCTTTACCGGCCTGACGGTGGACGGCAACAACGACTGGTTCAGCCCCGAGGGCAACCTCCACACCGCCAGCGCCGACCGGGCCCGCTGGACCACGCGCCGGCTCACCGGCTTCGGCAACAACAACAACCCGCAGTGGGAGGCCGCCACGGCGCTGGCCTCGGCCTCGGAGGGCAGCCGCGACCCATACCCGCGCTGCTGCAGCCTGGTGGGCATTCAGTCGCCGGTTACCAGCTCGGGCGTGCTGGTTTCGTTTGATAACTCCCTGAACAACGGCTGGCACCTGGGCGGGGTGAAAACCGGCGGCACCGACTGGCTCTGGAAGGCCAGCCCCACCGTAACCAGCAGCGTGCCGCTCGACGGGCTGGGCTCCTACAACATCGGCGACGGCGTGGAAACCGGTGGCAATAAGGTGGTGGCCAGTGGGCGCAACATCGTGTTCGGCTACCACGGCGAGTTCTACAACGGGGGCATGGCCAACCAGTTCATGCACTTCTACGACGACGGCCTGTTCGTGGGCCAGTTTGGGGGTGCCGATGGGGTAGGGGGCCTGTTGCCGGAGCTGGTGCAGGTGAACGGCGAAACCTACCTCTGGGTAAACGACCAAACCGGCCGCGGGCCGTTCCGCTGGCACCTGCAAGGCGCCAACGACATCCGGGAGCTAACCGGCAGCGGCCCCCTGGGCAGCCCCATTACGGTGGGTGCCCCCACGGCCTTGCGCACACCCGAAAACCCCACCGGCACCGCGGCCGGACTGGGCTACCAGTACTACCAGGGCCAGTGGACCGGCCTGCCCGACTTCTCCACCCTTACGCCGCTGGCCACCGGCACCACGAGCACCCCCGGCTTGTCGGTGCGCCAGCAGGACACAAACTACGCCCTGCGCTTTACGGGCTACGTGACCGTGCCCCAGGACGGCACCTACACCTTCTACACCGATTCCGACGACGGCTCGAAGCTCTACATCGGCTCGCAGCTGGTGGTGAGCAACGACGGCGCCCACGGCCCGCAGGAGCTGAGCGGCAGCATCGGCCTGCAAGCCGGCACCCACGCCCTGACGGTGACCTACTTCCAGGCCGGCGGCGGACAAACCCTGTCGGTAAGCTACCAGGGCCCCGGCGTGAGCAAGCAGACCATTCCGGCCAGCGCCTTGTCGTGGGGGCCCGGCAGCGGGGGCAGCACGACCGGCACGGGCTTACAGGCCACCTACTACAACAGCCCGGACCTGAGCGGCAGCGCCGTGCTCAGCCGGGTGGACGCGCAGGTGAATACGGACTGGGGCAGCGGCTCGCCCGGCACGGGCGTAACCGCGGACCGCTTCTCCGTGCGCTGGACGGGCCAGGTGCTGGCCCCGGTCAGCGGCACGTACACCTTCTCGACGGTTTCGGATGACGGGGTGCGGCTGTGGGTGAATGGCCAGCAGGTTATCAACAACTGGACAACCCACCCGCCCACCACCGACAACGCCCCCGGCATCAGCCTGACGGCCGGGCAGAAGGCGGATATCAAGCTCGAGTACTTCGAGAATACCGAGGGCGCCGTGTGCCGCTTGCAATGGGCCTATCCGGGCCAGGGCACCCAGGCTATTCCGCAAAGC